In Bradyrhizobium sp. 1(2017), one DNA window encodes the following:
- a CDS encoding TetR/AcrR family transcriptional regulator has product MDNATRSERSRNAALDAALVIIARDGPGRLTLDAIARESGLSKGGVIHQFRTKEAVLKALLERQMVRFEEFSTPYRAKAQAESENPELATEIATVREAANAPNSAALALLAAMVENPDLMALPRDSDLKTIAAIKAEAADPDLAMLRWAAARGLMLGALFGMSPLPRPERDRLFARLLDDTQWNALEKPAKPRAGAAPKGTAARKRA; this is encoded by the coding sequence ATGGACAATGCCACTCGCTCGGAACGGTCCCGCAACGCCGCGCTCGATGCGGCGCTGGTCATCATCGCGCGCGACGGGCCGGGCCGGTTGACGCTCGATGCCATTGCGCGGGAGAGCGGCCTCAGCAAGGGCGGCGTGATACATCAGTTCCGCACCAAGGAGGCGGTTCTGAAGGCACTGCTCGAGCGGCAGATGGTGCGTTTCGAGGAGTTCTCGACGCCGTATCGTGCGAAGGCGCAAGCCGAGTCCGAAAATCCCGAGCTTGCCACCGAGATCGCGACGGTGAGGGAAGCCGCCAATGCGCCGAATTCGGCCGCGCTCGCGCTGCTGGCGGCGATGGTCGAGAACCCGGACCTGATGGCGCTGCCGCGCGACAGCGACCTCAAGACCATCGCGGCGATCAAGGCCGAGGCCGCGGACCCGGATCTTGCGATGCTGCGCTGGGCCGCGGCGCGAGGGTTGATGCTGGGCGCATTGTTCGGCATGTCACCGCTGCCAAGGCCCGAACGCGATCGCCTGTTCGCGCGCCTGCTCGACGACACCCAGTGGAATGCGCTGGAAAAGCCGGCCAAGCCGCGCGCGGGTGCTGCGCCGAAGGGCACGGCGGCGCGCAAGCGCGCCTGA
- a CDS encoding helix-turn-helix domain-containing protein, whose product MEWLAKPSRADQPFGSWADDLAAAFVRLEPRKIADRPFEGSIARTDAAPVRISLVKATAHCVLRLQPHIARSTDDLCFVNLQLEGLGRTTQRGHEQVCAPGDLAVADTTEPFEIANGRDFRLFCFAVPRRRLPKSFADSPRLALSRTANGRALSRTLAGYAELCLAAPAVAASSGTHVVELIAHAPEMLGEMPVARVNAPVLLSMMLDHIDRHSDDPGLDAELLARKFRCSERYVHRLFVATGRSVGEHVSDRRILICARDLLDAQHRHKTISAIAYEAGFSDISHFNRLFKRSHGLAPREFRRTMGKGE is encoded by the coding sequence ATGGAATGGTTAGCCAAGCCCTCTCGCGCCGATCAGCCCTTCGGCAGTTGGGCCGACGATCTCGCTGCGGCCTTTGTTCGGCTCGAGCCGCGTAAAATCGCCGACCGTCCCTTTGAAGGTTCGATCGCGCGTACTGACGCCGCGCCGGTCCGGATTTCGCTGGTGAAAGCCACGGCGCACTGCGTTCTTCGGCTGCAGCCCCATATTGCGCGAAGCACGGACGATCTCTGCTTCGTCAATCTCCAGCTCGAGGGCCTGGGCCGCACGACGCAGCGGGGACACGAGCAGGTCTGTGCGCCCGGCGACCTCGCGGTCGCCGATACGACCGAGCCGTTCGAGATTGCCAACGGCCGCGACTTCCGCCTGTTTTGCTTTGCCGTGCCGCGGCGGCGCCTGCCAAAGAGCTTTGCGGATTCTCCGCGGCTTGCGTTGTCGAGGACGGCAAATGGCCGCGCGTTGTCGCGAACGCTCGCAGGCTATGCCGAGCTTTGCCTGGCCGCACCCGCGGTGGCGGCAAGTAGCGGCACGCATGTGGTCGAGCTGATCGCGCATGCACCGGAGATGCTGGGTGAAATGCCGGTTGCGCGCGTGAATGCGCCCGTGCTGCTGTCAATGATGCTCGATCATATCGACCGCCACAGCGACGATCCCGGTCTCGATGCCGAATTGCTTGCCCGGAAGTTTCGCTGCTCGGAGCGCTATGTGCACCGGCTGTTCGTCGCGACCGGCCGCTCCGTCGGCGAGCATGTCAGCGATCGTCGGATCCTGATCTGCGCCCGCGACCTGCTCGACGCGCAGCATCGTCACAAGACCATCTCTGCGATCGCGTATGAGGCCGGCTTTTCCGACATCTCGCACTTCAACCGCCTCTTCAAGCGCAGCCACGGCCTCGCTCCGCGCGAATTTCGCCGGACGATGGGTAAGGGCGAGTAG
- a CDS encoding ABC transporter substrate-binding protein — MPKRVLLGLLLACGLTAPALAQEPKTGGVINAVIQPEPPGLMLAMVQNGPTQMVSGNIFEGLLRYSPKLEPQPELAESWSVSEDAKTYTFKLRKGVTWHDGKPFTAADVLFSMEMLKQTHARARTNLAQVDKVEAPDDYTVVFTLKQPFGPFLGIFEVGSMPIVPKHLYEGTDFKTNPYNNAPVGTGPFMFKEWQKGSFIRLVKNPNYYEKGKPYIDEIYWQIIPDAAARSVAYETGKVDVLPGGSVENFDVPRLSKLKDTCVTGAGWEFFSPLAWLWLNNRQGPLADKRVRQAIMYAIDRDFAKDVIWNGLGKVATGPSSSAIKYYTDDVKKYPYDPAKAKALLKEAGYKGEKIRLLPLAYGETWQRWGEAVKQNLQDVGMNIETIATDVAGGNQKIGDWDYDIAFTYLYQYGDPALGVGRNYISSNIAKGQVFNNVEGYSNPEIDKLFADGAVATPDSKRKEIYEKAQKILVEDVPVAWMLELQFPTITRCKVKNLITTGIGVNDGFKDAWLDK, encoded by the coding sequence ATGCCGAAACGAGTGTTGCTTGGTCTCCTCCTGGCTTGCGGCCTCACGGCCCCGGCCCTGGCGCAAGAGCCGAAAACGGGGGGCGTGATCAATGCAGTGATCCAGCCCGAGCCGCCCGGCCTGATGCTTGCCATGGTCCAGAACGGTCCGACCCAGATGGTGTCGGGCAACATCTTCGAGGGGCTGCTGCGCTACAGCCCCAAGCTCGAGCCGCAACCGGAGCTCGCCGAGAGCTGGAGCGTCAGCGAGGATGCCAAGACCTACACCTTCAAGCTCAGGAAGGGCGTGACCTGGCACGACGGCAAGCCCTTCACCGCCGCGGACGTGCTGTTCTCGATGGAGATGCTGAAGCAGACCCACGCCCGCGCCCGCACCAACCTGGCACAGGTCGACAAGGTCGAGGCGCCGGACGACTACACGGTGGTGTTCACGCTGAAGCAGCCGTTCGGCCCGTTCCTCGGAATCTTCGAGGTCGGCTCGATGCCGATCGTACCAAAGCATCTGTATGAGGGTACCGACTTCAAGACCAACCCTTACAACAATGCACCTGTGGGCACCGGCCCCTTCATGTTCAAGGAATGGCAGAAGGGCTCGTTCATCCGCCTGGTCAAGAACCCGAACTATTACGAAAAGGGCAAGCCCTATATCGACGAGATCTACTGGCAGATTATTCCCGACGCCGCCGCGCGCTCGGTGGCGTACGAAACCGGCAAGGTCGACGTGCTGCCCGGCGGCTCGGTCGAGAACTTCGACGTGCCGCGACTGTCCAAGCTGAAGGACACCTGCGTCACCGGCGCCGGATGGGAGTTCTTCTCGCCGCTGGCCTGGCTGTGGCTGAACAACCGCCAAGGTCCGCTCGCCGACAAGCGGGTGCGTCAGGCGATCATGTACGCGATCGACCGCGACTTCGCCAAGGACGTGATCTGGAACGGACTCGGCAAGGTTGCGACCGGCCCTTCGTCCTCGGCCATCAAATACTACACCGACGACGTGAAGAAGTATCCGTACGATCCGGCCAAGGCCAAGGCGCTGCTGAAGGAAGCCGGCTACAAGGGCGAGAAGATCCGCCTGCTGCCGCTCGCCTATGGCGAGACCTGGCAGCGCTGGGGTGAAGCCGTGAAGCAGAACCTTCAGGATGTCGGCATGAACATCGAGACCATCGCCACCGACGTTGCCGGCGGCAATCAGAAGATCGGCGACTGGGACTACGATATCGCCTTCACCTATCTCTACCAGTATGGCGATCCCGCGCTCGGCGTCGGCCGCAACTACATCTCCAGCAATATCGCCAAGGGCCAGGTGTTCAATAATGTCGAGGGTTACTCCAACCCCGAGATCGACAAGCTCTTTGCCGACGGCGCGGTTGCCACCCCGGACTCCAAGCGCAAGGAAATCTACGAGAAGGCGCAGAAGATCCTGGTCGAGGACGTGCCGGTGGCCTGGATGCTCGAGCTGCAATTCCCGACCATCACCCGCTGCAAGGTCAAGAACCTGATCACCACGGGCATCGGGGTCAATGACGGCTTCAAGGATGCATGGCTCGACAAGTGA